One window from the genome of Nicotiana tomentosiformis chromosome 5, ASM39032v3, whole genome shotgun sequence encodes:
- the LOC104089604 gene encoding boron transporter 4-like: MKIQGTPLKGITKDIRGRVSCYKQDWIAGIRSGIGILAPTTYIFFASALPVIAFGEQLSRDTDGSLSTVETLASTAICGIIHSILGGQPLLLLGVAEPTIIMYSYLYKFAKGRDDLGQTLYVAWTGWVCVWTALILILLAIFNACSIVNRFTRIAGETFGMLITLLFMQEAIKGLVSEFHIPKSEDPSSEKYKFHWLYTNGLLGIIFTIGLLYTALKSRKARSWWYGTGWFRSFIADYGVPLMVLVWSALSFMVPGKLPSGVPRRLYSPLPWESASLYHWTVIKDMGKVPPAYIFAAVIPALMIAGLYFFDHSVASQMAQQKEFNLKNPSAYHYDILLLGFMTLLCGLIGLPPSNGVLPQSPMHTKSLAVLKKQLIRKKMVESAKESIRRKASNSEIYVNMQTVFIEIDSSPVTAVVKELEHLKEAVMKHELIEYENGENLNGKFDPEKHIDAYLPVRVNEQRVSNLLQSLLVAASVGAMPVIKKIPTSLLWGYFAYMAIDSLPGNQLWERILLLFITPGRRFKVLEGMHASFVEAVPFKYMAIFTVFQFVFLLVCFGVTWIPIAGILFPLPFFILISIRQHLLPKLFYPRHLQELDAAEYGEIAGSPQRALSFSFSETEAALPRIEEAEIEISDAEILDELTTSRGELKVRTASSGEADKRPQVHPNC; encoded by the exons ATGAAGATTCAGGGAACTCCATTAAAAGGCATTACAAAGGATATTAGAGGGCGCGTGTCTTGCTACAAGCAGGATTGGATTGCCGGTATCAGATCCGGGATAGG GATATTGGCTCCAACTACGTATATATTTTTCGCATCAGCTCTTCCAGTGATTGCTTTTGGAGAACAGCTGAGCAGAGATACAG ATGGGAGCCTGAGCACTGTGGAGACTTTAGCTTCTACAGCTATTTGTGGTATCATTCACTCCATATTAGGTGGGCAACCTCTATTGCTATTAGGAGTTGCAGAACCTACTATTATTATGTACAGTTACCTCTACAAGTTTGCCAAAGGGAGAGATGACTTGGGACAGACCCTTTACGTAGCTTGGACTGGATG GGTTTGTGTGTGGACAGCTCTAATATTGATTCTTCTAGCAATATTTAATGCCTGCTCCATCGTCAATAGATTTACAAGGATTGCTGGGGAGACTTTTGGCATGCTTATCACCTTGCTTTTCATGCAAGAGGCAATTAAG GGATTGGTGAGTGAGTTTCACATCCCTAAATCGGAGGACCCAAGTTCAGAGAAATATAAGTTTCATTGGCTTTACACAAATGGGTTGCTCGGAATAATATTCACTATTGGCCTTCTCTATACAGCCTTAAAGAGCAGGAAAGCAAGGTCATGGTGGTATGGCACAG GCTGGTTTAGAAGCTTCATAGCTGATTATGGAGTTCCATTGATGGTTCTTGTGTGGTCAGCTCTCTCATTTATGGTTCCTGGCAAACTTCCATCTGGAGTTCCTAGAAGACTCTATAGTCCCCTTCCTTGGGAATCTGCTTCTTTATATCACTGGACTGTAATTAAG GATATGGGGAAGGTTCCTCCAGCATACATATTTGCTGCCGTGATACCAGCCTTGATGATAGCTGGACTCTATTTCTTCGATCACAGTGTTGCTTCTCAAATGGCACAACAAAAGGAGTTCAACCTAAAGAATCCTTCTGCTTATCATTATGATATCTTACTCTTGGGATTTATG ACTTTGCTATGTGGTTTGATTGGATTGCCTccttcaaatggtgtcttgccacaGTCCCCTATGCATACTAAAAGCTTGGCTGTTCTTAAGAAACAG CTGATTCGGAAGAAGATGGTTGAAAGTGCAAAGGAAAGTATCAGGCGAAAAGCTAGCAACTCCGAAATCTATGTCAACATGCAAACTGTGTTCATAGAAATAGACAGTTCTCCTGTT ACTGCTGTAGTTAAAGAGTTGGAACACTTGAAGGAGGCAGTAATGAAACATGAATTAATTGAatatgaaaatggtgaaaatttaaatggaaaatttgATCCAGAGAAGCATATTGATGCTTACTTGCCCGTTCGAGTGAATGAACAAAGAGTGAGCAACCTATTGCAGTCACTACTAGTAGCAGCATCAGTAGGTGCAATGCCAGTGATAAAGAAGATACCAACATCACTTCTTTGGGGATATTTTGCATACATGGCTATTGACAGCCTGCCAGGAAATCAACTATGGGAAAGAATCTTGCTTCTCTTCATCACCCCTGGCAGGAGATTTAA GGTCCTAGAAGGGATGCATGCATCTTTTGTGGAGGCAGTACCATTCAAATACATGGCAATCTTCACTGTGTTCCAATTTGTGTTCTTACTTGTGTGCTTTGGAGTCACATGGATTCCCATAGCTGGCATTCTCTTCCCCTTGCCATTCTTTATTCTCATAAGCATAAGGCAGCATTTGCTTCCCAAGTTGTTCTACCCTCGTCATTTGCAAGAGCTTGATGCAGCTGAGTATGGGGAAATTGCTGGTTCTCCACAACGTGCACTTAGCTTTTCTTTCAGT